AAACCCATGGCGCTGAATTTATTGAAAGCCGGCTATTCTGTGTCTGTGTTGAGTACAAGCGCCGCCGCTGCCGAATTGACGGAAGCCGGTGCCACGGCATACGCCACAGGCAAAGAGCTGGCGGCCCAAAGCAACGTGGTCATCACCATGCTGCCCGATTCGCCCGAGGTACAGCAGATCGTTTCCGGAGCCGACGGCGTACTGGAAGGGATTCAATCGGGGGCATTATTTATTGATATGTCGACCATTGCGCCGGCTACCGCAGTCAATATCTATCAATTGATGCAGGGGAAAGGCGTAGAAGCCTTAGACGCACCCGTTTCCGGCGGACAGGTCGGAGCCGTCGGTGCGACACTCTCCATCATGGTTGGGGGAACTGCGGAGGCTTTTGAACGGGCATTGCCGTTGTTTCAGGCCATGGGCAAAAACATTGTGCACATCGGCGAACCCGGTGCGGGACAAACCACCAAAGCCTGTAACCAAATGATTGTCGGCATGACGATCCAAGCCGTGGCGGAGGCGTTTGCTTTGGCCCAAAAAGCAGGGGTTGATTTGGAGAAAATGCGGGAAGTACTGCTGGGCGGATTTGCCCAAAGCCGTATTCTTGACCTGCATGGCAAACGCATGATCGACCGTAATTTTAATCCGGGTTTCAAAATCAAATTGCATAAAAAAGACATGGGTATCGCGCTCCAAACAGGCGAAGCATTTTCGGTACCGCTCAAAGGAACGGCCTTGGTCGCCGCTCAAATGGAAGCCGCCGCAGCACAGGGCAACGGCGAGTTGGACCATAGCTCACTTTTATTGCTTTTGGAAGAATAACCGATTTTCGGACACCGTTTATCTATCCCCTAAACCTCAACTTGCCTACTATTCGGATGAAACGCAATCACTTTCTGAAAACCATTATGGCAGGTTCCGCAGGCGCCGCCATTTTTGGGCCTGATCATGCCAAAGCAGCGACCGCCCCGGCGGCTCCCAAAAAAGTACTCATGAAAGTGGGTTGCCAATCGGGCGGTACAAGCATTGAAAACCTGGAGTTTAAAGCGCGTCACGGGGTGTTTAATATTGATGGAGGTGCCCCTGAGATCATTCCCGGCAAGGGGTGGAGTTTGGAAGATTCATTAGCCCAAAAAGAGGCCTGTGAGAAGTACAGTATCAGTTTGGACGCCTACCATTATCCGTTGACGTCTGCGGGGATTGATAAAGTGGCTTATCCGAATGTAATGCTTGGCAAAAGCCCCGAACGCGACCGTGAAATCGAAATTCTGCAACAAATGATTCAGGTAGCGGGCAAATCAGGCATTAAAGTATTGAATTATAACACCACGATTCTGCCGGTTTTACGAACCGGAAAATACATCGATCCCAAGCGTGGAAATGCCGAGTACAGTGTTTGGAACTATGAAGAAGCGTTGAAAAAAAATGACCCCAAAACGATAGCGGGCGATGTTTCGGCCGACCAACTGTTTGAGCGCATCACGTATCTGCTCGATCGTATTTTACCCGTTGCCAAGGAATATAAAGTAAAACTCGCCAACCACATTGCCGACCCGCCGGTACCTGCTGCGTATCGAGGCATTATGCGTTGGAACAGTCCGGATGTTTTTAAGGGAATTCAACGTTTTGCCAAACTCTACGACAGCCCTTACCACGGTTTTAATTTTTGCATCGGTTCCATTGCCGAAGGCCTGACAGACCCCAAGAATGACATTTATCCCATCATCAAATGGGTAGGAGAGCGCAATCAGATTTTCAACGTGCATTTGCGCAATATCAAGGGCCATTTTAATAATTTTCAGGAAGTGTATCCCGACAACGGCGAAATGAATTTCCCGCAGGTAATCAGAGCGTTACGGGATGTAGGTTATGCCGGCATGGTCATGCCCGATCACGTGCCGCACCACCACGACCCCAATAGCAGTTTACAGGCGTTTTCGTTTTGTTACGGCTATATTAAAGGTCTGCTGCAAACGGTTTCGGAAGAAGTATGAGGTTTTTAACATACTACCGTTGCAGGTTTTTTTCACCTGCAACAAGGCACCACGCGGCTTGTTGGTGATAATACCAACAAAGGCAAAAAAGATTTTTAACATTACACAGAGAGTATTTTCTCTGTGGTTCTCATCATTAACACTGGGGCTCTCTGTGTAATAAAAATCTATCATAAAATAATTTTTTGAAATAATCATTTTTCTTATGTTATCTAAACCCGGACCTCGCATCAAAGAAATCATCATTACGCCCATTGCCGTCGTTGACCCACCGCTCCTGAATGCCGCCGGTTTGCACGCGCCCTATGCGCTTCGTACCATCCTGGAGGTCATTACCGACGATAATATTTCGGGGATCAGTGAAATTCCGGGCAATAGTGACATTGACATCGCTTTGAAAGCCGCGGGAGAACTGTTGATCGGCCGGGATGTATTTCAGTTAAACGAAATTCGGCAGGTATTGGAAGAGCGATTTGGCATGGAAAGCACCGCCGACCGAGGTACAAGACCGTGGGATCAGCGCAAAGTAGTGCACGTTTTCAGCGCGGTTGAAGTGGCCTGTCTGGATATTATCGGGAAAGTGACCGGAAAGCCGGTCGTGGATCTATTGGGTGGAAAGATGCGCGACCGAGTGCCTTTTTCTGCCTATCTTTTTTATAAATACGAAGGGGCCGGCGGTGAATTGGCGTTCGACATTGACCCGAACGCCACCGGGTGGGCCGCTGCCCGACAGGCAAGTGCCTTGAACCCGCAGGAAATCGTGGCCCAAGCCCAAGCCATGTGCAGAGAGTTTGGTTTTCAGTCCATTAAACTGAAAGGAGGCGTATTTGAACCCCGTCAGGAAGTGGATGCCATGTTTGCTTTGTATGAAGCGTTTGGCCCTAATGTACCGCTTCGTATTGACCCCAATGCCCTTTGGACCGTCGAAACGTCTATCAAATACGGTAAAGAAATGGAACCCATTCTCGAATATTTGGAAGACCCTACCCGAGGACAGGAAAACATGGCGATGGTGCGAAAAGCCCTCAAAACGCCGTTGGCAACCAACATGTGTACCACTTCGTTTGAGGACATTCCCGGAAGTATTGCCAAAGGCTCGGAAGACATTATTTTAAGTGACCACCATTTTTGGGGTGGGTTACGTGCTTCCATGAATCTTTCGGCTATCTGCGAAACCTTCGGTCGCGGCCTGTCAATGCACTCCAACAGTCACTTGGGCATTTCATTGGCGGCCATGGTGCATTTAGGCGCAGCTATTCCCAAAATGACGTACGCCTTAGACACGCATTACCCATGGCAATCGGACGAAGTCATCGTGGGCGGTCGAATCAAATTTGAAGAAGGATCTGTACTCGTGCCGCAGGAACCGGGTTTGGGCGTAGAGCTTGACCGCGAAGCCTTGGCAAAACTGCATCAAAATTACCTCGCATGCGGCCTTACCAAACGCGACGACGAGCCTGAAATGCAAAAGAAAGTACCCGGTTGGACATTTAAGCCGGTTCGCTGGTAACGCCTCCTCATGGTTTGTGCCGAAAATTCAGGTACTTTGTACAATCAAGGCAGGATTTTACGACACAAACCCGATTATTAAATGAAATTAACGTGGACATTCTATCCCAGGCATCAGGACAGCGTCACGCTCACGGTGGTGTATGTTCCTGAATTGGATAATCATCACTTACCCAAAGGCGGTTTTTTGTACGAACCTACCAATACCGCCTACGTCAACTACGATTCGTATCGCTGTTTTGACAAAGGCGATACCAAAATGAAGCAGGATGCTTTCGGGCAGCTCATCCGAATCCCGGAGCCA
Above is a window of Runella slithyformis DSM 19594 DNA encoding:
- a CDS encoding 2-hydroxy-3-oxopropionate reductase; the protein is MEKVGFIGLGIMGKPMALNLLKAGYSVSVLSTSAAAAELTEAGATAYATGKELAAQSNVVITMLPDSPEVQQIVSGADGVLEGIQSGALFIDMSTIAPATAVNIYQLMQGKGVEALDAPVSGGQVGAVGATLSIMVGGTAEAFERALPLFQAMGKNIVHIGEPGAGQTTKACNQMIVGMTIQAVAEAFALAQKAGVDLEKMREVLLGGFAQSRILDLHGKRMIDRNFNPGFKIKLHKKDMGIALQTGEAFSVPLKGTALVAAQMEAAAAQGNGELDHSSLLLLLEE
- a CDS encoding enolase C-terminal domain-like protein; this encodes MLSKPGPRIKEIIITPIAVVDPPLLNAAGLHAPYALRTILEVITDDNISGISEIPGNSDIDIALKAAGELLIGRDVFQLNEIRQVLEERFGMESTADRGTRPWDQRKVVHVFSAVEVACLDIIGKVTGKPVVDLLGGKMRDRVPFSAYLFYKYEGAGGELAFDIDPNATGWAAARQASALNPQEIVAQAQAMCREFGFQSIKLKGGVFEPRQEVDAMFALYEAFGPNVPLRIDPNALWTVETSIKYGKEMEPILEYLEDPTRGQENMAMVRKALKTPLATNMCTTSFEDIPGSIAKGSEDIILSDHHFWGGLRASMNLSAICETFGRGLSMHSNSHLGISLAAMVHLGAAIPKMTYALDTHYPWQSDEVIVGGRIKFEEGSVLVPQEPGLGVELDREALAKLHQNYLACGLTKRDDEPEMQKKVPGWTFKPVRW
- a CDS encoding mannonate dehydratase, which encodes MKRNHFLKTIMAGSAGAAIFGPDHAKAATAPAAPKKVLMKVGCQSGGTSIENLEFKARHGVFNIDGGAPEIIPGKGWSLEDSLAQKEACEKYSISLDAYHYPLTSAGIDKVAYPNVMLGKSPERDREIEILQQMIQVAGKSGIKVLNYNTTILPVLRTGKYIDPKRGNAEYSVWNYEEALKKNDPKTIAGDVSADQLFERITYLLDRILPVAKEYKVKLANHIADPPVPAAYRGIMRWNSPDVFKGIQRFAKLYDSPYHGFNFCIGSIAEGLTDPKNDIYPIIKWVGERNQIFNVHLRNIKGHFNNFQEVYPDNGEMNFPQVIRALRDVGYAGMVMPDHVPHHHDPNSSLQAFSFCYGYIKGLLQTVSEEV